A window from Azoarcus sp. DD4 encodes these proteins:
- a CDS encoding DUF3108 domain-containing protein, translating into MINRGMVAALTISVVAHALLLGTAEWPWPASNQADELPVMEARLVAPPMPVKLASLQPEPPPLPKAPAPKLVPKAPPKPRVEAVARPRPAPAEALAPVDMGEPTMLPAPGETVLEAGPVSGPTAEPASAAVQPVLAAADEGETYSSEGWPTHGGIVFRVAMGEGAFVVGEAVHEWSHDDSRYTMQVTLQTTGLAGLVRGFHYVQRSEGELGPQGLKPQRFQVEQRGKAPESAEFDWAAGRVSIRRGERERRAADIRPGDQDVLSLWHQIGIVGLSGLPTTLTVASNKDAKVALLERVGEETLRLPIGRLETLRLRAQAEDGKLTIDIWLARNYGMLPVRIRMVDDKGEVLDQQAIRLRLAPPDEGDAPKPAGQAEMIELKEEADPLASLPQN; encoded by the coding sequence ATGATCAACCGGGGCATGGTCGCGGCCCTGACGATCTCGGTCGTCGCCCACGCGCTGCTGCTCGGCACGGCCGAATGGCCATGGCCGGCATCGAATCAGGCCGACGAGTTGCCGGTGATGGAGGCGCGGCTGGTGGCGCCGCCCATGCCGGTCAAGCTGGCCTCGCTGCAGCCTGAGCCGCCACCCCTGCCCAAGGCGCCGGCTCCCAAGCTGGTGCCGAAAGCCCCACCCAAGCCGCGGGTCGAAGCTGTGGCCCGGCCGCGGCCGGCGCCCGCTGAAGCTCTTGCGCCCGTCGACATGGGTGAGCCGACGATGCTGCCGGCGCCGGGTGAAACTGTGCTGGAAGCGGGGCCGGTTTCCGGCCCGACCGCCGAGCCCGCGTCGGCCGCGGTTCAGCCGGTGCTGGCCGCGGCCGACGAGGGCGAAACCTACAGCTCCGAGGGTTGGCCGACTCACGGCGGCATCGTGTTCCGGGTGGCGATGGGCGAGGGCGCTTTCGTGGTCGGCGAGGCAGTGCACGAGTGGTCGCACGACGACAGCCGCTACACCATGCAGGTGACCCTGCAGACCACCGGGCTGGCCGGGCTGGTGCGCGGATTTCACTACGTGCAGCGCAGCGAAGGCGAACTCGGGCCGCAGGGTCTGAAGCCGCAGCGCTTCCAGGTCGAGCAGCGCGGCAAGGCGCCGGAAAGCGCAGAGTTCGACTGGGCCGCCGGGCGCGTCAGCATTCGCCGCGGCGAGCGCGAACGGCGTGCCGCGGACATCCGTCCGGGCGACCAGGACGTGCTGAGCCTGTGGCATCAGATCGGCATCGTCGGCCTCAGCGGACTGCCGACTACGCTTACCGTGGCAAGCAACAAGGACGCCAAGGTGGCGCTGCTGGAACGGGTGGGCGAGGAAACGCTGCGCCTGCCCATCGGCCGCCTCGAAACCCTGCGCCTGCGCGCGCAGGCCGAGGACGGCAAGCTCACCATAGACATCTGGCTGGCGCGCAACTACGGCATGCTGCCGGTGCGTATCCGCATGGTGGATGACAAGGGCGAAGTGCTCGACCAGCAGGCGATCCGCCTGCGGCTGGCGCCGCCCGACGAAGGCGATGCTCCCAAACCTGCCGGACAGGCAGAGATGATTGAATTGAAGGAAGAGGCCGATCCCCTGGCCAGCCTTCCCCAGAACTGA
- the purN gene encoding phosphoribosylglycinamide formyltransferase — protein sequence MKSIVILISGRGSNMEAIVRAAIPGVRIAAVISNRPDAAGLAFARAHDIPVAVVDHKAFADRAGFDAALAAEIDARGADLVVLAGFMRVLTEDFVRRYEGRLLNIHPSLLPAFPGLHTHRHALASGVRVHGATVHYVTATLDCGPVVIQAVVPVLPGDDEARLAARVLEQEHRIYPQAIRWFAEGRLGFDPSGRVRISDEPVSSSGCIVPPVEA from the coding sequence ATGAAGTCCATCGTTATTCTCATTTCCGGGCGCGGCAGCAACATGGAAGCCATCGTCCGGGCCGCGATCCCCGGCGTGCGCATTGCCGCGGTGATCAGCAACCGGCCGGATGCCGCTGGCTTGGCGTTCGCCCGCGCGCACGACATTCCGGTCGCGGTTGTCGACCACAAGGCCTTTGCCGACCGCGCCGGTTTCGATGCCGCACTGGCCGCCGAGATCGATGCGCGTGGCGCCGACCTCGTGGTGCTGGCCGGCTTCATGCGGGTGCTGACCGAAGATTTCGTGCGCCGCTACGAAGGCCGCCTGCTCAATATCCATCCCTCGCTGCTGCCAGCCTTTCCCGGCCTGCACACCCATCGCCATGCGCTGGCGTCTGGTGTGCGCGTGCATGGGGCCACGGTGCATTACGTCACCGCGACGCTCGACTGCGGGCCGGTGGTGATCCAGGCGGTGGTGCCGGTGCTGCCGGGCGATGACGAAGCGCGGCTGGCGGCGCGGGTGCTGGAGCAGGAACACCGAATCTATCCGCAGGCCATCCGCTGGTTCGCCGAAGGACGGCTTGGGTTCGACCCATCCGGCCGGGTCCGGATCAGCGACGAGCCGGTATCCTCGAGCGGTTGCATCGTTCCGCCGGTGGAGGCCTGA
- the mutL gene encoding DNA mismatch repair endonuclease MutL: MPQIHRLPDLLVNQIAAGEVVERPASVLKEVLENAVDAGARAVEVQLEQGGVRRIRITDDGCGIARDDLALALERHATSKIATLDDLERVGTMGFRGEALAAIAGVARTTITSRAEGEAHAWRIDGSDRSLAPAALNQGTVVDVADLYYNTPARRKFLKSEATEYAHCDEMFRRVALARPDIALQLSHNGRVAHRLPAGEPMRRVAALMGDDFLQQAREVIAEGGLLRLTGFASLPAYSRASRDAQYFFVNGRYVRDKLLTHAVRQAYTDILHGSRHPAYVLFLELDPAGVDVNVHPAKIEVRFRESRAVHQFVFHAVSRCLAESGAALAGREQAGAAITGSLAPAADSGALDDKAATPTTRPSWSQAPTVQGRLAMDSASHRYYDFVGGAHPAGEANTADAPAPRMWSPPARQERPAGDFTPTPLPRGDKAPPLGYALAQLHGIYILAQNEAGLVLVDMHAAHERILYEKLKTVLDGTPSVQRLLIPAVFSVSARDLAAAEECSEVLGRMGFEVSAAGPQELAVRSVPALLAGAPVAELMRKLLEDLREFPASEVATARRNELLATMACHGAVRANRQLTLPEMNALLRDMEATERADQCNHGRPTWTQLSMGDLDRFFMRGQ; the protein is encoded by the coding sequence ATGCCGCAGATTCACCGCCTCCCAGACCTGCTCGTCAACCAGATCGCCGCCGGCGAGGTCGTCGAACGCCCCGCCTCGGTACTGAAAGAGGTGCTGGAGAACGCCGTCGACGCCGGCGCGCGCGCAGTCGAGGTGCAGCTGGAACAGGGCGGCGTGCGCCGCATCCGCATCACCGACGACGGTTGCGGCATCGCTCGCGACGATCTCGCGCTCGCGCTCGAACGCCACGCCACCAGCAAGATCGCCACCCTCGACGACCTCGAACGCGTCGGCACCATGGGCTTTCGCGGCGAGGCGCTGGCGGCGATCGCCGGCGTCGCGCGCACCACCATCACCAGCCGCGCCGAGGGCGAGGCCCACGCCTGGCGCATCGACGGCAGCGACCGCAGCCTTGCGCCGGCAGCGCTCAACCAGGGCACGGTAGTGGACGTCGCCGATCTCTACTACAACACGCCGGCGCGGCGGAAATTCCTCAAGTCCGAGGCAACCGAATACGCCCACTGCGACGAGATGTTCCGCCGCGTCGCCCTGGCCCGCCCCGACATCGCCTTGCAGCTCTCGCACAACGGCCGCGTCGCCCATCGCCTGCCGGCGGGCGAGCCGATGCGGCGCGTCGCCGCGCTGATGGGCGACGACTTCCTGCAGCAGGCGCGCGAGGTGATCGCCGAGGGCGGCCTGCTTCGACTCACCGGCTTCGCCTCGCTGCCGGCCTATTCACGCGCCAGCCGCGACGCCCAGTACTTCTTCGTGAACGGCCGCTACGTGCGCGACAAGCTGCTCACCCACGCGGTGCGCCAGGCCTACACCGACATCCTGCACGGCAGCCGCCACCCGGCCTACGTGCTCTTCCTCGAACTCGACCCGGCCGGGGTGGATGTCAACGTGCACCCAGCCAAGATCGAGGTGCGTTTCCGCGAATCGCGCGCGGTGCACCAGTTCGTGTTTCATGCGGTGAGCCGCTGCCTCGCCGAATCCGGCGCGGCACTCGCCGGCCGCGAGCAGGCCGGCGCTGCCATCACAGGTAGCCTTGCGCCGGCGGCAGACTCCGGCGCGCTCGACGACAAAGCCGCGACGCCCACCACCCGGCCGAGCTGGTCGCAGGCGCCCACCGTGCAAGGCCGGTTGGCGATGGATTCCGCCAGTCACCGCTATTACGACTTTGTCGGCGGCGCGCATCCTGCCGGCGAGGCGAACACGGCCGACGCCCCGGCACCCCGCATGTGGTCGCCGCCAGCACGCCAGGAGCGCCCCGCCGGCGACTTCACGCCGACGCCGCTGCCCCGGGGCGACAAGGCGCCGCCGCTCGGCTACGCGCTGGCGCAGTTGCACGGCATCTACATCCTTGCCCAGAACGAGGCCGGACTGGTACTGGTGGACATGCACGCCGCCCACGAGCGCATCCTCTACGAGAAGCTGAAGACGGTGCTCGACGGCACCCCCTCGGTGCAGCGCCTGCTGATTCCGGCGGTGTTCTCGGTCAGCGCGCGCGACCTCGCCGCCGCCGAGGAATGCAGCGAGGTGCTCGGCCGCATGGGTTTCGAGGTGAGCGCGGCCGGTCCTCAGGAACTCGCCGTGCGCAGCGTACCGGCACTGCTGGCGGGCGCACCGGTGGCCGAGCTGATGCGCAAGCTGCTCGAAGACCTGCGCGAATTCCCCGCTTCGGAAGTCGCCACCGCAAGGCGCAACGAACTGCTCGCCACCATGGCCTGCCACGGCGCGGTCCGCGCCAACCGCCAGCTCACACTACCGGAGATGAATGCCCTGCTGCGCGACATGGAAGCCACCGAGCGCGCCGATCAGTGCAACCACGGCCGTCCGACCTGGACCCAGCTCAGCATGGGCGATCTCGACCGCTTCTTCATGCGCGGCCAGTAG
- a CDS encoding DUF4124 domain-containing protein has translation MRRIWIYGVLGLAWAVAAQAQTVYRWKDAGGQLNYGSQPPPGVNAEPIGGRGSVTVMPAPAAAATPAPADATAARLERLERELEEERRLRRDEEARREEEADRKAEARADCEREYREACDEEGRPLGSRYIAVPVPVPVRPYRPQQAYPHTRDDHRDDGRHRDYDRRDRREMRDAPSVTKGSVGVTPQAPSQQGSKPSVRAGRVSSEERPATR, from the coding sequence ATGAGGCGGATCTGGATCTACGGCGTGCTTGGCCTGGCCTGGGCCGTGGCGGCTCAGGCGCAAACCGTGTATCGCTGGAAGGACGCTGGCGGGCAGCTCAATTACGGAAGCCAGCCGCCGCCCGGCGTCAATGCCGAACCCATAGGCGGGCGCGGCAGCGTTACGGTAATGCCGGCTCCGGCGGCCGCTGCGACACCTGCTCCGGCCGACGCCACCGCGGCGCGGCTGGAGCGCCTCGAACGCGAACTCGAAGAGGAACGGCGCCTCCGCCGCGACGAGGAGGCGCGCCGGGAGGAAGAGGCGGACCGCAAGGCGGAAGCGCGTGCGGACTGCGAGCGCGAATACCGCGAGGCCTGCGACGAGGAGGGAAGACCGCTCGGGTCACGCTACATCGCGGTTCCGGTTCCTGTCCCGGTGCGGCCCTATCGACCGCAGCAGGCCTATCCACACACGCGCGACGATCATCGCGACGACGGCCGGCACCGCGATTACGACCGGCGCGATCGCCGGGAAATGCGGGACGCGCCATCGGTCACCAAGGGCAGTGTCGGGGTGACGCCGCAGGCGCCGTCGCAGCAGGGCAGCAAGCCGTCGGTCCGCGCCGGCAGGGTATCGAGCGAGGAGCGCCCCGCGACGCGTTGA
- the nikR gene encoding nickel-responsive transcriptional regulator NikR — translation MERFTISLEDDLAHAFDALIAERGYSSRSEAVRDMLRRELEGARQNRGDSGHCIASLSYVFNHHERDLAERLTGIQHDHHDLSVSTLHAHLDHDNCIECAILRGPTAAVRRFADSIMAQSGVRHGQLNLVTVDVAHTHSAHGHDHSHPQGPAHFHYRPRS, via the coding sequence ATGGAACGCTTCACCATCTCGCTCGAAGACGATCTCGCCCATGCATTCGACGCCCTCATCGCCGAACGTGGCTACAGCAGCCGCTCGGAAGCAGTACGCGACATGCTGCGCCGCGAGCTGGAAGGCGCCCGCCAGAACCGGGGCGACAGCGGCCACTGCATCGCCAGCCTCAGCTACGTGTTCAACCACCACGAACGCGATCTCGCCGAGCGGCTGACCGGCATCCAGCACGATCACCACGACCTCAGCGTATCCACGCTGCACGCCCATCTCGACCACGACAACTGCATCGAATGCGCGATCCTGCGCGGCCCGACCGCGGCCGTGCGCCGCTTTGCCGACTCGATCATGGCGCAAAGCGGCGTACGCCATGGCCAGCTCAACCTGGTCACGGTCGATGTCGCCCACACCCATAGCGCCCACGGCCACGATCACAGCCACCCGCAGGGCCCGGCCCACTTCCATTACCGCCCACGCAGCTGA
- a CDS encoding DNA ligase — translation MRVLMWALLLMAGGSAATPAWADEAPALMLAGRYHDDIDPAAYWVSEKLDGVRAYWDGRRLLFRSGQRIAAPDWFVAALPLQPLDGELWLGRRRFERLSGIVRQQTPDDTAWHEVRYMLFDLPGAAGTFSERIVRMRAIVAAARVPWLQSVEQVRVADRAALQRRLATVLKAGGEGLMLHRADALWTAGRGEAVLKLTPWLDAEARVVAHVPGKGRLAGLLGALEVEAADGRRFRLGSGFTDAQRRSPPAVGTTVTYRYRELTAKGLPRFPRYLRVRDLP, via the coding sequence ATGCGGGTTCTGATGTGGGCCCTTCTGCTGATGGCGGGGGGCTCGGCGGCGACGCCGGCATGGGCGGACGAGGCACCGGCATTGATGCTGGCCGGGCGCTATCACGACGACATCGATCCCGCGGCGTACTGGGTCAGCGAGAAGCTGGACGGCGTGCGTGCCTATTGGGATGGCAGGCGTCTGCTTTTCCGCAGTGGCCAGCGGATCGCTGCGCCGGACTGGTTCGTGGCGGCGCTACCGCTGCAACCGCTGGATGGCGAATTGTGGCTGGGGCGGCGGCGCTTCGAGCGGTTGTCCGGCATCGTGCGCCAGCAGACGCCGGACGATACGGCCTGGCACGAGGTGCGCTACATGCTGTTCGACCTGCCGGGCGCGGCGGGCACATTCAGCGAGCGCATCGTGCGGATGCGCGCCATCGTCGCCGCGGCGCGGGTGCCGTGGCTGCAAAGCGTGGAGCAGGTGCGCGTTGCCGACCGCGCGGCCTTGCAGCGGCGGCTGGCGACGGTGCTGAAGGCGGGCGGCGAAGGCCTGATGCTGCACCGTGCCGATGCCCTGTGGACGGCCGGCCGCGGCGAAGCTGTGCTCAAGCTCACGCCCTGGCTGGATGCCGAGGCGCGGGTCGTCGCTCATGTGCCCGGCAAGGGCCGGCTGGCCGGCCTGCTCGGCGCGCTCGAGGTTGAGGCCGCCGACGGCCGCCGCTTCCGCCTTGGCAGCGGTTTCACCGATGCGCAGCGGCGCAGTCCGCCGGCCGTGGGCACGACGGTGACCTACCGTTACCGCGAGCTCACGGCCAAGGGGCTGCCGCGCTTTCCGCGCTACCTGCGGGTGCGCGATCTGCCCTGA
- the miaA gene encoding tRNA (adenosine(37)-N6)-dimethylallyltransferase MiaA, with the protein MLGPTASGKTASALALAAELPVEIVSVDSALVYRDMDIGTAKPSAAEQAACPHHLIDVVSPEEAYSAARFCADAIRLMQEITARGRIPLLAGGTMLYFKALRDGLSDLPPADAALRQAMDERAAVEGWPALHAELARLDPEAAARLEPTDAQRIQRALEIVRLTGAPLSASYARREDVALPCRLLPIALAPSDRSVLHARIEQRFDQMLAAGLLDEVAHLRERYRLHPDMPSMRCVGYRQAWEYLDGEIDRATLRFKGIAATRQLAKRQLTWQRQFRDSWPELIELDCLAPDLPGRVRDTALRQLAA; encoded by the coding sequence ATGCTCGGACCCACCGCCAGCGGCAAGACCGCGTCCGCACTGGCGCTGGCAGCGGAACTGCCGGTGGAGATCGTCAGTGTCGATTCCGCGCTGGTCTATCGTGACATGGACATCGGCACCGCCAAGCCGAGTGCCGCGGAGCAGGCGGCCTGCCCGCACCACCTGATCGACGTGGTCAGCCCGGAAGAAGCCTATTCGGCGGCCCGCTTCTGCGCCGACGCGATCCGCCTGATGCAGGAGATCACCGCCCGCGGCCGCATCCCGCTGCTCGCGGGCGGCACCATGCTCTACTTCAAGGCGTTGCGCGACGGGCTTTCCGATCTGCCGCCGGCCGACGCCGCGCTGCGGCAGGCGATGGACGAACGTGCCGCGGTCGAAGGCTGGCCGGCGCTGCACGCCGAACTCGCCCGCCTCGACCCCGAAGCCGCCGCCCGCCTGGAACCGACCGACGCGCAGCGCATCCAGCGCGCGCTGGAGATCGTCCGGCTCACCGGCGCGCCGCTGTCGGCCAGCTACGCCCGCCGCGAAGACGTCGCGCTCCCCTGCCGGCTGCTGCCGATCGCGCTCGCGCCATCCGACCGCAGCGTGCTGCATGCGCGCATCGAGCAACGCTTCGACCAGATGCTCGCCGCCGGGCTGCTGGATGAGGTCGCCCACTTGCGCGAGCGCTACCGCCTGCACCCGGACATGCCGTCCATGCGCTGCGTCGGCTACCGCCAGGCCTGGGAGTACCTCGACGGCGAGATCGACCGCGCCACCTTGCGCTTCAAGGGCATCGCCGCCACCCGACAGCTCGCCAAGCGCCAGCTCACCTGGCAACGCCAGTTCCGCGACAGCTGGCCGGAACTGATCGAACTGGACTGCCTCGCCCCCGACCTGCCCGGCCGCGTGCGCGACACCGCACTGCGGCAGCTGGCGGCCTGA
- a CDS encoding DUF1415 domain-containing protein, with product MEQQVTEDVRQWLENVVIGLNLCPFAAKPFGERRVRIHVSAATTDEALLDDLQAELERLSDTPTAELETTVIAIPGMLENFDDYNQFLDLVDLWLEQFGWEGELQVASFHPDYQFADTEADDAGNLTNRAPWPLLHLIREESLEAVLAHFPDVDAIPERNIARMKALSDDEKKKLFPYLFG from the coding sequence ATGGAACAACAGGTCACCGAAGACGTCCGCCAGTGGCTGGAAAACGTGGTCATCGGCCTCAACCTCTGCCCCTTCGCCGCCAAGCCCTTCGGCGAGCGCCGGGTGCGCATCCACGTCAGCGCGGCCACCACCGACGAGGCGCTGCTCGACGACCTGCAGGCCGAACTCGAGCGCCTGTCCGACACGCCGACCGCCGAGCTTGAGACCACGGTGATCGCCATTCCGGGAATGCTCGAGAACTTCGACGACTACAACCAGTTCCTCGACCTTGTCGATCTGTGGCTGGAGCAGTTCGGCTGGGAAGGCGAGCTGCAGGTCGCGAGCTTCCACCCCGACTACCAGTTCGCCGATACCGAAGCGGACGACGCCGGCAACCTCACCAACCGCGCGCCCTGGCCGCTGCTGCACCTGATCCGCGAGGAAAGCCTGGAAGCGGTACTCGCCCACTTCCCCGACGTGGACGCCATCCCGGAGCGCAACATCGCGCGCATGAAGGCGCTGAGCGACGACGAGAAGAAAAAGCTCTTTCCCTACCTGTTCGGCTGA
- a CDS encoding efflux RND transporter permease subunit: MVLSEICIKRPVFATVLSLMVLLIGLMSYSRLTVREYPNIDEPVVTVDTTYTGASAEIVESQVTKPLEDSLAGIEGVDVLSSISRQERSQITVRFRIERDADSAAADVRDRVSRVRRRLPDDVEEPVIAKVEADASPIIWVAFASDRHSPLEMSDVASRIIKPRLQTLPGAADARVYGERRYSMRIWLDRDRLAAFGLTPQDVEDAIRRQNIELPAGRIESREREFAVVARTDLAEPQQFEAVVVRQAATPDGYPVRIRDIGRVEVAAANERTAVRFMGKPAISLGLIKQSTANPLDLKRGLVELLPQLEAELPEGMSMTIANDTTVFIERSIESVFSTIWEAVLLVAVVCFFFLRNWRAMLVPLVTIPVSLVGAFALMFLFGFSINTLTLLALVLAIGLVVDDAIVVLENIYRHVEDGMAPLAAAFRGAKEIGFAVVAMTITLAAVYAPVAFMTGRTGKLFTEFALTLAGAVIVSGFVALTLSPMMCSKLLRHDRKHGRVYNAIEAFLEWLTQGYRSVLVTMLARRWVVMLGFAVVAGSSLLLLGQLKSELAPVEDRGRVVAIFSGPEGATIDYMARYAAQIERIYSQTSNVDRYLVIAGNPTVSQGISFVGFTDWAQRERSAMQIAAELQPQLRAITGINAFPVLPASFGQSPRVRPVSFVIATSASYEELAAYTERMLDEMRKHPGFLSPDTDLKLTTPELAVDVDRDKAADLGVSIDVIGRTLETMLGGRQVTRYKKDAEQYDVVVQVEAGNRAGPRDIRDIFVRGKSGEMIPLANLVQVRETVSPRELNHFGQRRAVTVTANLAPGFALGEALDYMDAAAARILPAGYSTDYDGMSREYKTSSASLALAFVLALAFIYLVLAAQFESFRDPLIIMLTVPLSMAGALAALWLAGGTLNVYSQIGLVTLVGLITKHGILIVEFANQLRDQGQALREAVVEASVLRLRPILMTTGAMVLGAIPLALAVGAGAESRQQIGWVIVGGLLLGTFFTLFVVPTVYTLLARREREHSTDPAAAGAAG; this comes from the coding sequence ATGGTCCTGTCCGAGATCTGCATCAAGCGCCCGGTGTTCGCCACCGTGCTGTCGCTGATGGTGCTGCTGATCGGCCTGATGTCGTATTCGCGGCTCACCGTCCGCGAGTACCCCAACATCGACGAACCGGTGGTCACGGTCGACACCACCTACACCGGCGCCAGCGCCGAGATCGTCGAATCCCAGGTCACCAAACCGCTGGAAGACTCGCTCGCCGGCATCGAGGGCGTCGACGTGCTGTCCTCGATCAGCCGCCAGGAGCGCAGCCAGATCACCGTGCGTTTCCGCATCGAACGCGACGCCGACAGCGCCGCCGCCGACGTGCGCGACCGTGTCTCGCGGGTGCGCCGGCGCCTGCCGGACGATGTCGAGGAGCCGGTGATCGCCAAGGTCGAGGCCGATGCCAGCCCCATCATCTGGGTGGCCTTCGCGTCCGACCGCCATTCGCCGCTGGAGATGAGCGATGTCGCCAGCCGCATCATCAAGCCGCGGCTGCAGACGCTGCCGGGGGCGGCCGACGCCCGGGTGTACGGCGAGCGCCGCTACTCGATGCGGATCTGGCTGGATCGCGACCGCCTCGCCGCCTTCGGCCTGACGCCGCAGGACGTCGAGGACGCCATCCGCCGCCAGAACATCGAACTGCCGGCCGGCCGCATCGAGAGCCGTGAGCGCGAGTTCGCGGTGGTGGCGCGTACCGATCTCGCCGAGCCGCAGCAGTTCGAGGCGGTGGTGGTGCGCCAGGCCGCCACGCCAGACGGCTATCCGGTACGTATCCGCGACATCGGCCGGGTCGAGGTGGCGGCGGCCAACGAACGCACCGCGGTGCGCTTCATGGGCAAGCCGGCGATTTCGCTCGGGCTGATCAAACAGTCCACCGCCAACCCGCTCGATCTCAAGCGCGGTCTGGTGGAGCTGCTGCCACAACTCGAGGCCGAGTTGCCGGAAGGCATGTCGATGACCATCGCCAACGACACCACGGTATTCATCGAGCGGTCGATCGAGTCGGTCTTCTCCACCATCTGGGAAGCGGTGCTGCTGGTGGCGGTGGTGTGCTTCTTCTTCCTGCGCAACTGGCGGGCGATGCTGGTGCCGCTGGTGACCATTCCGGTATCGCTGGTGGGTGCCTTCGCGCTGATGTTCCTGTTCGGCTTCTCGATCAACACGCTGACCCTGCTCGCCCTGGTGCTGGCGATCGGCCTGGTGGTGGACGACGCCATCGTGGTGCTGGAGAACATCTACCGCCACGTCGAGGACGGCATGGCGCCGCTGGCGGCGGCCTTCCGCGGCGCCAAGGAGATCGGCTTCGCGGTGGTGGCGATGACGATCACGCTGGCCGCGGTGTATGCGCCGGTGGCCTTCATGACCGGGCGCACCGGCAAGCTCTTCACCGAGTTCGCGCTCACCCTGGCCGGAGCGGTGATCGTGTCCGGCTTCGTCGCGCTGACGCTGTCGCCGATGATGTGCTCGAAGCTGCTGCGTCACGACAGGAAGCACGGCCGCGTCTACAACGCCATCGAAGCTTTCCTCGAGTGGCTGACCCAGGGTTATCGCAGCGTACTGGTGACCATGCTGGCGCGGCGCTGGGTGGTGATGCTGGGCTTCGCCGTCGTGGCCGGAAGCTCGCTGCTGCTGCTCGGCCAGCTCAAGTCCGAACTCGCACCGGTGGAGGATCGCGGTCGTGTCGTCGCCATCTTCTCCGGACCCGAGGGCGCAACCATCGATTACATGGCGCGCTATGCGGCACAGATCGAGCGCATCTACAGCCAGACCTCCAATGTCGACCGCTACCTGGTGATTGCGGGCAATCCGACGGTGTCGCAGGGCATCTCCTTCGTCGGCTTCACCGACTGGGCTCAACGCGAGCGCAGTGCGATGCAGATTGCCGCCGAACTGCAGCCGCAGCTGCGCGCCATCACCGGTATCAATGCCTTTCCGGTGCTGCCGGCATCGTTTGGGCAGAGTCCGCGCGTGCGGCCGGTGAGCTTCGTCATCGCCACCTCGGCCTCGTACGAGGAACTGGCCGCTTACACGGAGCGCATGCTCGACGAGATGCGCAAACATCCCGGCTTCCTGTCGCCGGACACCGATCTCAAGCTCACCACACCGGAACTCGCCGTCGATGTCGACCGTGACAAGGCGGCCGACCTCGGCGTGTCCATCGACGTCATCGGCCGCACGCTGGAGACCATGCTCGGCGGCCGCCAGGTCACCCGCTACAAGAAGGATGCCGAGCAATACGACGTGGTGGTACAGGTCGAGGCCGGCAACCGCGCCGGTCCGCGCGACATCCGCGACATCTTCGTGCGCGGCAAGAGCGGCGAGATGATCCCGCTGGCCAACCTGGTGCAGGTACGCGAGACGGTGAGCCCGCGCGAGCTCAACCACTTCGGCCAGCGCCGTGCCGTCACCGTCACCGCCAACCTCGCGCCCGGCTTTGCGCTGGGCGAGGCGCTGGACTACATGGACGCGGCCGCTGCCCGCATCCTGCCGGCCGGTTACTCCACCGACTACGACGGCATGTCGCGCGAGTACAAGACCAGCTCGGCCAGCCTCGCGCTTGCCTTCGTGCTGGCGCTGGCCTTCATCTACCTGGTGCTGGCGGCGCAGTTCGAGAGCTTCCGCGATCCGCTCATCATCATGCTGACGGTGCCGCTGTCGATGGCGGGCGCGCTGGCGGCGCTGTGGCTGGCTGGCGGCACGCTCAACGTCTACAGCCAGATCGGGCTGGTGACCCTGGTCGGACTCATCACCAAGCACGGCATCCTGATCGTCGAGTTCGCCAACCAGCTGCGCGATCAGGGCCAGGCCTTGCGCGAGGCGGTGGTCGAGGCCTCGGTGCTGCGGCTGCGCCCCATCCTGATGACCACCGGTGCCATGGTGCTGGGGGCGATCCCGCTGGCGCTGGCCGTCGGCGCCGGCGCCGAGAGCCGCCAGCAGATCGGCTGGGTGATCGTCGGCGGCCTCCTGCTCGGCACCTTCTTCACCTTGTTCGTGGTGCCCACGGTCTATACTCTGCTTGCTCGCCGCGAACGCGAGCACAGCACCGACCCCGCCGCCGCCGGTGCGGCAGGCTGA